The Hordeum vulgare subsp. vulgare chromosome 7H, MorexV3_pseudomolecules_assembly, whole genome shotgun sequence DNA window CACCACACCCGTCAAGAAAATATGTCTCGAATAACTTGTAGATTCTGTGTGTATAAACTTTTGCTGCATGATTCAAAATATCACTATGCTTTATAATACAAGAAAGTGGCCTTTGACAACACCGCACATCCTCATCAAACTCTTTTTCACGCCAGTCCTCAGTCAGCTTATCCACAGCAGCAGCAATTGTGGAAAGAGAAGTCGATTTATCGACAATGCAAGTGAATATGTTACTCAAACTGTCACATTGCGGCTCGTTCTCGACCCCACCATCAAAAGTGCACTTGTTCAGAGCACCACACCACTTCTGCTTGAGCTTATAAAGTTTGCTCAGCCACTTATTATCCTGCAACTTAAACTCACGGAGCATCGCAGTCCATGTTTCCTCGAATTCTGATTCTGAGTCGCAGCCCTGCATACACTTGGTGAACATCTTATTAAATGCTTTTGAAGCATTAAGTGCACCAAGGCGGGAAGCGGCATTCTTCTGAATGTGCCAGTGGGCAATGCGATGGCGTGTATTTGGAAACACTTCTTCAATTGCGTTTGACATAACTTGGTCTTGATTGGTGAAAATAGATCGGGGTTGCCGGTTTCCCATTGCCTCCAAGAAAGACTTGAACAGCCACGTGAAAGATGACACCGACTCATCCGCTAATAGCGCGCAACCATACATAGTGGTCTGCCAGTGGTGGTTCACACCAACAAAAGGCGCAACTATATAATTCTGCTTGTTTAAGCGGTAAGTTGAATCAAAGACAACCACGTCACCAAAACAGTCGTAGTCCATCCTGCACCTACCATCTCGCCAAAAGAAATTACTCATCCGACCAGCTCGGTCTAAATGAACATCCCAGTAAAACATTCCATCTACATTTGCTCTGCTCTTTAGATGGCTTACAATGCTTTGCAACTCTCCGGTCCCTACGGCTGATGTCCTTGTTACGCCGCTAAAACCAGGGAGCAAATCTTGCTTTGCTTCTGCATTCTTTGTTACGCTTGTGCTTGCAGCCATTTGGGAAGGCACACCCCCTAACTGGTACCCACCATACAACACCGCATCCGCAGCAGAACATGACCTCCCAGCTATAAGTGACTTGGCAGACCGCAGAAGGTGACGTTCTTCAGGTCTTACCAAGTTGTGGTTGTGATCAGACACGAGTCGGATTACCCTCCACTCACCCTGGCTGTTCACTCTGAAGCGAACCATGGCCCTGCAGTTGGTCCTGGTGTGCGGGTCGTTGAAGTTTTCATCGGTAAGTTTCTCTGCTTCCTTGAGCCCCTCCTTGGAGCAGAAGTAGTCCTTGGTCCTGATCCTCTTGGTGCCAGTGAAGTAGGACTGCTTGCCCTTGCGGACGCTGAACCCCGTGTGGTGCCCATAGTCGCAGTACAGCTTGTACGCCTCCTCCTCGCTGTACACCACCTTCAGGAGCAGCTCCTCGGCCCCTTCCTTGCTGCCCTGCACCGTTGGGGCCTCCTCGCTCTCTTCCTCAACAGTCGCTCCTCGCACCCTCATTCCGCCGCCGGGATGAGAAACCGGCACTTGCCCTCCTTCTCCGCTGGTCCCTTCAAGGCCTACAGGAGCACCGCCGCCCTGCGGCCCGGCTTCTTCACACTGGTCTGCCCCAACGACGGCGCCGGCATTCTCATCGACGCACATTGGGTCTCCGCCCCCGGCGTCGGCGCCTTCGCCGTCGGCGTTCACCATGGCCTACAAAGTCAAACACCGGAGATCGATCACACAAACCGTTGAATGAAGGAAATGCTATCAACCCTAGCCAGCATCTGAAACCTATAGCCTCACGAAGGGGAAAAGCTACTAAACATCATCAGAGCTAAGCCATCCGCTATCCACGGGGCCGGATCTAGCCTATAACACTACATGGAACGAATTTCTCGACCTCGTCGGCGGCGCTTAGCTGCGGGAGGAACCATGGATGGGCGGCGAAATGTTAATACCTCAACAGAGACCAGCGGCCGGAGTCGCGGCGGAGCGACCGCGGCGCGGCGCCGGAGCCTGCCTATAGATTGACGGCGCTGATACGGCCGCCTCCGCCGCACGCTTGAGCCGCCCCCGCCCGGGCTCGCCGGAGTCGGTCGCGCCGCCCGCCGGAGAGTCGTGGTCGGTCGCCTCCCCAATCCGGTTCAGGAACGCTCGGTCGGCTTtggtttttgtgtgtgtgtgtgcgtgtgctcGAGCTCGAGCCCGATTAGTATGGGCCGGCAAGGTAAAAGGAGCCCAAATGCAGGATTATTACTTGAAATTACTTCGCAGGAGGAAAAAAGGTTGACTAAAAAAAAGATGGATGGCAATTTGGGCTACTCATGTCAGTCACACAAATCCAgtaaaagttttttttaaaaaaaattgcattAAAAATGTGGACATAAATTTGGCGTTTTTTTCTATATCATGAGTGGTTTTGTGCTTCGTGAGAAAATGCATCATGTGCTCCAAGAGTTATAGCTAGGTGTAGTGTGTTGAGATGATTGACAAATGCGGCCAAGAGTACGAAGTGTGATGATGCATTAAAAACAAGTCTGCATTGGTTAATTTGGAAACCCCCTACTACAATAATATTGTTATTGAATATCAACATGTGGTTGAATGGTTAGGAGAATGGTGGTACTCTCCAGCCCCTTGATCAAATCTCATGTTTGACGGTTTGGTGTCTCATTAATCAGAATTATTCTTTCAGTATGAGGCAACATTTCTGTCGATGGCAAGGCATTTGCCTATGATGGCTTCGTCGGTCTTGAAGTTCTGCAATGACGACCCGATCTTTGATAGGTGATGTGTGAGTACATGTATGGTGGTGTCAGTGTGTGTGCTTCTATCCTTTAGTTGGTGTTTCTCGAAAGAAAAATGTTATCGCAATTAAAATGTTCCTTAGATTTCATAAAAAAAATAGTTCTTTAGATTAGTTATGATCTAGAGGAACTGGTCAAATTCCATGGCAACCACCTCACATGTTTAACTATACCAAATCTCTCTTATGTAGGTAAGACTCGGAGATCAAGATGTGTAAACTTCATATAAATAAATGTAAATAAAATCGGATTAAAACAATGTGTTATTTCAGTAACCCCTTATCCAACTTTATATAATAGATTGAGTTTGGGAAGCGTTTTTTTGTCATGATTTGCTAGCAACATCATGTACAAGGCTACTCATATTTAGATAGGTCAGTGGTGCTGCAAATGTGGACAACCACACCATTTGCAGCAGAATTAAATGATCACATAAGTGGAGATGTGATGTTTCGTGAGGTAATAATGATGTTTAGCTACACACAACAATTATCGCCCGTCGGCCCCTATAAGTAAGGGAACCACTAGGGATCAGACTACTGATCCCTAACGTTTCATCAGACTAGCCCGTGGCTGTTGGATTAGTAGCACACGAGCCGTTAGATCCTGTGCAGATCACGAGCCGTTAGGTTGTTTATTAGATTTGGCAACTCCTTTAAATACGATGATTCCTCTAACTGCTCCGCTGTCATAGCCAGTTAATTCGTACCAGCATTGCTTCTTAGAACCAAGCTGCATCTGCGTCTGCTTCCATCGTTCAATCAAGCAAGGATGTGATAGTAATAGTTTTTAAAATTACTCTGATGAAAACACGAAAACTTGTATCGAGTGTGCCTATATTTTGTTTCCAACACATCAAAATTTGCTTCCACTAACTTCCCAATTTGCTTCTCAGACTTTTTTTGCTTCTCAGAC harbors:
- the LOC123413601 gene encoding protein FAR1-RELATED SEQUENCE 9-like; this encodes MVNADGEGADAGGGDPMCVDENAGAVVGADQCEEAGPQGGGAPVGLEGTSGEGGQVPVSHPGGGMRVRGATVEEESEEAPTVQGSKEGAEELLLKVVYSEEEAYKLYCDYGHHTGFSVRKGKQSYFTGTKRIRTKDYFCSKEGLKEAEKLTDENFNDPHTRTNCRAMVRFRVNSQGEWRVIRLVSDHNHNLVRPEERHLLRSAKSLIAGRSCSAADAVLYGGYQLGGVPSQMAASTSVTKNAEAKQDLLPGFSGVTRTSAVGTGELQSIVSHLKSRANVDGMFYWDVHLDRAGRMSNFFWRDGRCRMDYDCFGDVVVFDSTYRLNKQNYIVAPFVGVNHHWQTTMYGCALLADESVSSFTWLFKSFLEAMGNRQPRSIFTNQDQVMSNAIEEVFPNTRHRIAHWHIQKNAASRLGALNASKAFNKMFTKCMQGCDSESEFEETWTAMLREFKLQDNKWLSKLYKLKQKWCGALNKCTFDGGVENEPQCDSLSNIFTCIVDKSTSLSTIAAAVDKLTEDWREKEFDEDVRCCQRPLSCIIKHSDILNHAAKVYTHRIYKLFETYFLDGCGATKFKALPCEDSETYRFEMTMQGRGSRVCTVHLNMSTMQLTCSCSQFETMGLLCPHTLKALSIKNVGKIPEIYILKRWTRDAKQWLFNPKQYESSYQECMDDETGYCNHAMRYAYDLVTKSEGQEELRRSLWEALEGGEKELEKYLENATQYAQSYAT